One window from the genome of Candidatus Cloacimonadota bacterium encodes:
- a CDS encoding helicase C-terminal domain-containing protein, translating into MEKYSSGKPQFDFIAVDVETTGLNPKYDKIIEIGAAKFKDNQFVEKFQSFINIKKKLPANIKTLTNISDENLETAPFVDEVMADFIDFIGDEKLCFHNASFDMGFINHTLEKLSLASLFNNYFDTLEISRIFTPHRKSHSLDKLCEYFQIENPQAHRADNDAKVTGQLFAKLIEYICENFEANLIASIDSATSLAEIPTLLKEFTASIQSYLTKSAFQRQKKIGKATHLFPITNCISNLDNSEKKLAGFTIDDIVGHFEKDGSFPSKFDQYEFRQGQIDMATYVGEAFDDGKTLIVEAGTGVGKSFAYLIPAILFSKFSERKVVISTNTKNLQEQLFYKDIPTLQQVAELTFDAVLLKGRRNYLCLRKWDNILKNTSKYLNFYEKRQLLNLFIWAAHTNTGDIEENHSFHAGNSSLWSKIASDGTSCYGRNCPFYHQCFTMNIRKKAERTNLVIINHALLIADAVSDNSVIGSYEHLVIDEAHNLPHTAAVHFGFSVGLQDIYSITKKILTTGEFQYGISTTIKTNTVKSTIADGKKNILKGLVEEWTAPLDELEEDSKTFFSLLNKLVIEQGNYGKLRFKNLNIFKPHKDLVENINTKLAYIRKHSSKILNFFDDSIADIFPNFEAITSDLDGLRQLILELQDKFKHLFVPDFEDFAFWLETSDRKYNPEYFPRLYIVCAPIEVNNDLFEYFWSKMETTIITSATLAIRSEFKFYKHLTGLDMMKPESLMEFIASSPFDYEKQMRVIIPSFLPSPKDRFFSSQAISLIEEILSAHARGTLVLFTSYKDLDLAYESLAKSTTANNITLLAQGKTGSRTGILEAFRKEENSVLLGTKSFWEGVDVKGKSLEILILYRLPFLVPKDPLVEASLEKIEKAGKNSFMHYSLPISLLHFKQGFGRLIRNKTDNGVIVILDNRIITKRYGSYYQKVMPVKAYKPDSDISLVDHITNWFEQKI; encoded by the coding sequence ATGGAAAAATACTCAAGCGGAAAACCGCAATTTGACTTTATCGCTGTAGATGTCGAAACTACAGGACTAAACCCGAAGTATGACAAGATTATTGAAATTGGTGCTGCCAAATTCAAAGACAATCAATTCGTGGAAAAATTTCAGTCATTCATAAATATTAAGAAAAAATTACCTGCCAATATAAAAACTTTGACTAATATTTCCGATGAGAATTTGGAAACTGCTCCCTTTGTTGACGAAGTGATGGCTGATTTTATTGATTTTATCGGTGATGAAAAATTGTGTTTCCATAACGCTTCTTTTGACATGGGTTTTATCAATCATACTCTGGAAAAATTATCTTTGGCTTCTTTATTTAACAATTATTTTGATACATTAGAAATTTCGCGAATTTTTACTCCCCACCGCAAATCACATTCTTTAGACAAATTATGTGAATATTTCCAAATTGAAAATCCACAAGCACATCGAGCTGATAACGATGCAAAAGTAACCGGACAGCTTTTCGCCAAACTTATCGAATATATTTGTGAAAATTTTGAAGCAAACCTGATTGCTTCCATAGATTCTGCTACTTCTTTGGCAGAAATTCCAACCTTACTAAAAGAATTTACGGCAAGTATTCAATCATATCTGACCAAATCTGCATTTCAAAGGCAAAAGAAAATTGGAAAAGCAACTCATCTTTTTCCCATCACAAATTGCATCTCAAATCTGGATAATTCAGAAAAAAAACTCGCCGGTTTCACAATTGATGATATTGTGGGGCACTTTGAAAAAGATGGCTCATTTCCAAGCAAGTTTGACCAATATGAGTTTCGTCAGGGACAGATAGATATGGCAACTTATGTAGGTGAAGCTTTTGATGACGGGAAAACCTTGATCGTTGAAGCAGGAACCGGCGTGGGGAAATCATTCGCATATCTTATTCCCGCAATTCTGTTTTCTAAGTTTTCCGAGCGGAAAGTTGTTATATCCACTAATACAAAAAATTTGCAAGAACAATTATTTTACAAAGATATTCCCACTTTGCAGCAAGTTGCGGAACTTACCTTCGACGCTGTTTTGCTTAAAGGCAGAAGAAATTATCTCTGTCTGCGAAAATGGGATAATATTCTCAAAAACACCTCCAAATATCTAAATTTTTACGAAAAGAGGCAATTGTTAAATCTCTTTATCTGGGCAGCTCATACAAATACCGGGGATATCGAAGAAAATCATTCATTCCATGCCGGAAATAGCAGTTTGTGGAGTAAAATCGCCTCGGACGGAACTTCGTGTTACGGAAGAAATTGCCCGTTTTATCATCAGTGTTTCACGATGAATATTCGCAAAAAAGCAGAGAGAACAAATCTTGTAATAATTAACCATGCACTTTTGATAGCGGATGCGGTTTCGGACAACTCGGTCATCGGCAGCTATGAGCATCTTGTCATTGACGAGGCACACAATCTTCCTCATACAGCAGCAGTGCACTTTGGCTTTTCTGTGGGATTGCAAGATATTTATTCAATAACAAAAAAAATTTTAACAACAGGTGAATTCCAATATGGCATATCCACAACCATAAAAACCAATACGGTAAAAAGCACAATTGCCGATGGGAAAAAAAATATCTTAAAGGGACTGGTGGAAGAATGGACTGCTCCTCTTGATGAGCTTGAGGAAGATTCCAAAACATTTTTTTCTCTATTAAACAAACTGGTAATTGAGCAAGGTAATTATGGTAAATTGCGTTTTAAAAATCTAAATATCTTCAAACCTCATAAAGACTTAGTGGAGAATATAAATACGAAACTTGCATATATCCGAAAACATTCCAGCAAAATATTGAATTTTTTCGATGATTCCATTGCAGATATTTTTCCAAACTTTGAAGCAATAACATCAGATTTAGATGGTTTGCGCCAACTTATTCTCGAACTTCAAGATAAATTTAAACATCTTTTTGTACCTGATTTCGAGGATTTTGCTTTTTGGTTGGAAACATCGGATAGAAAATATAACCCTGAATATTTTCCGCGACTATACATCGTTTGCGCTCCCATTGAAGTTAATAATGACCTGTTTGAATATTTTTGGTCAAAAATGGAAACAACAATAATCACTTCTGCAACGCTTGCCATTCGCTCCGAATTCAAATTTTATAAGCACCTGACCGGCTTGGATATGATGAAACCGGAATCTCTAATGGAATTTATCGCCTCCTCTCCCTTTGATTATGAAAAACAGATGAGAGTCATAATTCCGAGTTTTTTACCCAGCCCCAAAGACCGATTTTTTTCTTCTCAGGCAATTTCTCTTATTGAGGAAATTTTATCCGCTCATGCTCGTGGAACACTTGTCCTTTTCACTTCTTATAAAGATTTGGACTTGGCTTATGAGTCTTTGGCAAAATCCACCACTGCCAACAACATAACATTATTAGCACAAGGCAAAACAGGATCGCGAACCGGAATTTTGGAAGCTTTTCGGAAGGAAGAAAATTCGGTTTTACTTGGAACCAAAAGTTTTTGGGAAGGTGTGGATGTGAAAGGAAAATCACTGGAAATTCTGATTTTATACAGACTTCCATTTCTGGTACCAAAAGACCCTCTGGTAGAGGCATCTCTCGAAAAAATAGAAAAAGCGGGAAAGAATTCCTTCATGCATTATTCTCTTCCAATATCCCTTTTGCATTTCAAACAAGGCTTCGGGAGATTGATTCGCAATAAAACCGATAATGGAGTAATTGTTATTCTCGATAATAGAATCATTACAAAAAGGTACGGATCATATTACCAAAAAGTTATGCCGGTGAAAGCATACAAACCGGATTCAGA